A DNA window from Tachysurus fulvidraco isolate hzauxx_2018 chromosome 4, HZAU_PFXX_2.0, whole genome shotgun sequence contains the following coding sequences:
- the osr1 gene encoding protein odd-skipped-related 1, which yields MGSKTLPAPVPLHPSLQLANYSLLQTSNGFHLPAEQMPGIYSFSALHAVHLHHWTLGYPPFLPRCTFSRFPLPSIPLLPQLMHPAKQEAKSKPRFDFANLAAAATQEEPLKAEDLSVSVGGGGHTNAPSLGCLLDVAKLASPERKPSRGRLPSKTKKEFVCKFCGRHFTKSYNLLIHERTHTDERPYTCDICHKAFRRQDHLRDHRYIHSKEKPFKCQECGKGFCQSRTLAVHKTLHMQVKELKPAKIK from the exons ATGGGTAGTAAAACACTTCCTGCTCCTGTACCTCTTCACCCATCCCTCCAACTGGCCAATTACTCCCTCCTTCAGACGTCCAATGGCTTCCATCTTCCTGCCGAACAAATGCCGGGCATCTACAGCTTCAGTGCTCTTCACGCCGTCCATTTGCACCACTGGACGCTGGGATATCCTCCGTTTTTGCCCCGCTGCACCTTCTCCCGTTTCCCTCTTCCCTCCATCCCGCTCCTCCCTCAGCTCATGCATCCAGCCAAACAGGAAGCGAAGAGCAAACCGCGCTTTGACTTCGCCAACTTGGCCGCCGCTGCAACTCAGGAAGAGCCTCTGAAGGCCGAGGACCTGAGCGTGTCCGTCGGAGGTGGAGGGCACACAAACGCGCCCTCCCTAGGCTGCCTACTCGACGTGGCCAAGCTGGCTTCGCCCGAGAGGAAGCCGAGCCGAGGGCGGCTGCCTTCCAAAACCAAGAAGGAGTTTGTGTGCAAATTCTGTGGCCGACATTTTACCAAGTCCTACAATCTGTTGATCCACGAGCGCACGCACACGGACGAGAGGCCGTACACCTGCGACATCTGCCACAAGGCCTTCAGGAGGCAAGATCATCTCCGAGACCACCG gtaCATCCACTCCAAAGAGAAGCCGTTTAAATGCCAGGAGTGTGGAAAAGGTTTCTGTCAGTCCAGGACTCTCGCCGTCCACAAAACATTGCACATGCAAGTCAAAGAGCTCAAACCCGCCAAGATAAAGTGA